One stretch of Candidatus Poribacteria bacterium DNA includes these proteins:
- a CDS encoding dephospho-CoA kinase, producing the protein MTNFEAWYTLKIMETETTHRARGIIVGITGGIACGKTTVSDLLAEKGAIPINADEIGHQLLKADSPVIGELTDTFGQDILDASGDVSRKKLGTIVFNDKAARERLNSILHPLIIERSRGQARHLVMEDPTCIVLLDAPLLIEAGAYDTVDLIVVVTASSEIQLRRTLERSVAQGRPLTEPEVQARIDAQMPVTEKVKYADVVIENDGTLEELHRQVDTLWKQLQSRGV; encoded by the coding sequence TTGACAAATTTTGAGGCGTGGTATACACTCAAAATTATGGAAACAGAAACAACACACCGTGCACGCGGTATCATCGTCGGGATTACAGGCGGGATTGCTTGTGGAAAAACAACTGTCTCGGATCTGCTTGCGGAAAAAGGCGCGATCCCGATCAACGCGGACGAAATCGGACACCAACTGCTCAAGGCGGACAGCCCTGTTATCGGTGAACTCACGGATACCTTCGGGCAGGATATTCTCGACGCCTCTGGGGATGTGAGTCGCAAAAAACTCGGCACCATCGTCTTTAACGATAAAGCCGCTCGTGAACGATTGAACAGTATCCTACATCCGTTGATTATCGAACGCTCACGGGGACAAGCACGTCACCTCGTCATGGAAGATCCGACGTGTATCGTGCTCCTCGACGCGCCGCTCCTCATCGAAGCGGGTGCTTATGACACTGTCGATCTGATTGTTGTTGTGACGGCATCGTCGGAGATACAACTGCGACGCACGCTGGAACGCAGTGTCGCACAGGGGAGACCGCTTACCGAGCCTGAAGTCCAAGCACGGATTGATGCACAGATGCCGGTCACGGAGAAAGTCAAGTATGCGGATGTTGTTATAGAAAACGATGGGACGCTTGAAGAGCTCCACAGACAGGTGGATACGCTTTGGAAGCAGCTTCAGAGCCGTGGGGTATAA